The Saxibacter everestensis genome has a window encoding:
- a CDS encoding NAD(P)/FAD-dependent oxidoreductase yields MSNRHVVIAGAGLAGVQVADTLRAEGFPGRITLVSAESVQPYERPPLSKGFLDPANDVAHVVPLRPAAFYPENEVELLLGVRVVGIDRERQKVRLEAVAQGDAVPAATHEDAVPTATHEDAGRTDVDAGDVPSELSYTDLVLATGARNRPLPIKGGELDGVLELRELGHAQDLRRSLKDAGNVVVVGGGFIGLEFASAAALWGAHATVLEFAERPMARVLSPAMSEYFAGEHARRGVRLQLGEAAAEILAEDPSASPTTIAGTTDRRRVKGVRGSSGQVYPADLVLIAAGVVPNEELAVEAGLATANGISVDATLQTSDPHIWAIGDCVSFPSRHTGTILRLESEQNATDQGRYLGKRLLGRTDEEYSDLPWFWTHQGDLKLYIAGVTLPGDETLIRGDLEAGRFSVFSFRSGILSAVESVSQPSDHVAARRTLGAGRGVTPGQVADPGFDFKAFSKGKA; encoded by the coding sequence ATGAGCAACAGGCATGTGGTGATTGCGGGCGCCGGCCTGGCCGGCGTGCAGGTGGCGGACACGCTCCGGGCCGAAGGTTTCCCGGGCCGGATCACGTTGGTGTCCGCCGAAAGTGTGCAGCCCTACGAGCGCCCTCCGCTGTCGAAGGGTTTCCTCGACCCGGCAAACGATGTCGCACACGTGGTACCACTGCGTCCCGCCGCGTTCTATCCGGAAAACGAGGTCGAGCTGCTACTTGGCGTCCGCGTGGTCGGCATCGATCGCGAGCGACAGAAGGTGCGCCTGGAGGCGGTAGCGCAGGGGGATGCCGTCCCGGCCGCCACACACGAGGATGCCGTCCCGACCGCCACGCACGAGGATGCCGGCCGGACAGATGTTGACGCCGGAGACGTCCCGTCTGAGCTGAGCTACACCGATCTGGTTCTGGCTACCGGCGCGCGCAACCGGCCGCTGCCGATCAAGGGCGGCGAGCTGGATGGCGTTCTGGAACTGCGGGAGTTGGGCCATGCCCAAGACCTGCGCCGCAGTTTGAAGGATGCGGGCAACGTCGTGGTCGTCGGCGGCGGCTTTATCGGTCTGGAGTTCGCCAGCGCAGCCGCGCTCTGGGGCGCTCACGCCACGGTTCTGGAGTTTGCCGAGCGGCCGATGGCGAGGGTGCTCAGCCCGGCGATGTCTGAATACTTTGCCGGGGAGCATGCAAGGCGCGGCGTCCGGTTGCAGCTGGGCGAGGCTGCGGCAGAGATTCTCGCCGAAGACCCAAGCGCCAGTCCAACCACAATCGCCGGTACCACCGACCGACGACGAGTCAAGGGTGTGCGGGGCAGCAGCGGTCAGGTGTATCCGGCCGATCTGGTCCTGATTGCCGCGGGCGTCGTGCCGAACGAGGAACTTGCGGTCGAGGCGGGACTGGCCACTGCCAATGGAATCTCGGTGGACGCTACGCTGCAGACCTCGGATCCGCACATCTGGGCGATCGGGGATTGCGTTAGCTTTCCGAGCAGGCACACCGGTACGATTCTGCGGCTCGAGTCCGAGCAGAATGCCACCGACCAGGGCAGGTACCTCGGTAAACGGTTGCTCGGGCGCACGGACGAGGAGTACTCAGACCTGCCGTGGTTCTGGACGCATCAGGGTGACCTGAAGCTCTATATCGCGGGTGTCACGCTACCCGGTGACGAAACTCTCATCCGCGGGGATCTGGAGGCCGGAAGATTCTCGGTGTTCAGCTTTCGATCGGGCATACTGTCCGCGGTGGAGTCGGTGAGCCAGCCGAGCGATCATGTAGCGGCCAGGCGCACCCTTGGCGCAGGACGCGGGGTCACTCCCGGGCAGGTCGCCGATCCGGGATTCGACTTCAAAGCGTTCTCCAAGGGCAAGGCGTGA
- a CDS encoding ABC transporter permease — MSLADYAAQHQLRRVGARPTFPAYIRQVWARRAFIYSLARFRIQGDNERNRLGMAWVVLKPLLSAVVYGVVFGLLQAGNRPENFVQYLVVGVMMFEFFNHSMGQGSKSITKNTALVQSLAFPRMVLPLATAAQQALSFGPMVLVMLLINIVMGSPIQFDWLLLIPAFALYICFNTGVTLIAARLTVHFRDLDQLLPFISRIFFYTSGVFFDPQKILVDYPTALKVYDFQPLHEFMTIVRGLLVPGYDVPPMFWIYAACWSLILLAFGSIFFWEAEERYGRDD, encoded by the coding sequence ATGAGCTTGGCCGATTACGCGGCGCAGCACCAGCTACGGCGAGTGGGTGCGCGCCCGACATTCCCTGCCTACATCCGTCAGGTCTGGGCCCGGCGAGCATTCATCTATTCGCTGGCTCGATTCAGGATTCAGGGCGACAACGAACGCAACCGGCTCGGTATGGCCTGGGTTGTGCTGAAACCACTGCTCAGCGCCGTGGTCTACGGCGTGGTCTTCGGGCTGCTGCAGGCGGGTAACCGGCCGGAGAACTTCGTCCAGTACCTGGTTGTCGGCGTGATGATGTTCGAGTTCTTCAATCATTCGATGGGTCAAGGGTCGAAATCGATCACCAAGAATACGGCGTTGGTGCAGAGCCTCGCCTTCCCGCGGATGGTGTTGCCGTTGGCCACCGCCGCGCAGCAGGCACTGAGCTTCGGACCAATGGTGCTGGTGATGCTGCTGATCAATATCGTGATGGGCTCGCCGATCCAGTTCGACTGGCTCCTGCTGATACCGGCATTCGCGCTCTACATCTGCTTCAACACCGGTGTAACGCTGATCGCGGCCCGGCTCACCGTGCACTTCCGCGATCTGGACCAGCTGCTGCCGTTCATCTCAAGGATCTTTTTCTACACGAGCGGCGTTTTCTTCGATCCGCAGAAGATACTCGTCGACTACCCAACCGCGCTGAAGGTGTACGACTTCCAGCCGCTGCACGAATTCATGACCATTGTTCGGGGACTGCTCGTGCCGGGGTACGACGTGCCGCCGATGTTCTGGATCTACGCGGCGTGCTGGTCGCTGATCCTGCTGGCGTTCGGCTCGATTTTCTTCTGGGAGGCTGAGGAACGCTATGGCCGAGACGACTAA